The genomic stretch TTGCTAAAAACTCCAGTGTAAGACATGCTCCTTGGGAAAATCCGAAGAAATAAATATTTTCAGTTTTTATTCCAGCATCCAAAGCAGTTTGAACTGTCTTTCCGATAGTCTCAATAGCTGATGATAACCAAGGTTCGTTCTGCTCAACGGGAGCAATGAAGGATAAAGGGTACCACGATCCATTGGTTGCTTGTGGCGCCAGTAAGGCATAATCTTCTACATTCAGATGCTGTGATAAACTCAAAATATCGTCTGCACTTCCACCTCGCCCGTGAATCATTATTAAAGCTTTCTCAGCTTCAGTAATAGATTTTCCTGCTGTTTTTATATCTAAAATATGACTCATTATTTTATCTGTATTTTTCTGTTGGATAATTAAATTTTGGTAGAACATCATTTAAATGTTCTCTCTTTTCTTCAAATTGCGCTGGCAAACTCAGGCTTTCACCCAAAGATGCAAGTTCCTCATCGACATCGAATCCCGGTCCCGAAGTGGCGATTTCAAATAAAACTCCGCCCGGTTCTTTAAAATATACGGAAGTAAAATATTTTCTGTCTTTTACCTCGGTATGCTCCAAACCGAATTTGTTTAATTTCTCTATCATTTCAAGCTGAGTTTCTGCA from Chryseobacterium indoltheticum encodes the following:
- a CDS encoding alpha/beta hydrolase produces the protein MSHILDIKTAGKSITEAEKALIMIHGRGGSADDILSLSQHLNVEDYALLAPQATNGSWYPLSFIAPVEQNEPWLSSAIETIGKTVQTALDAGIKTENIYFFGFSQGACLTLEFLARNAQRFGGAAAIIGGVIGDKINRENYKGDFAQTPIFLGTSDPDFHVPVERVYATANILKEMNADVTEKVYANFGHSINQEEIELANSIIFKQN